One genomic window of Biomphalaria glabrata chromosome 9, xgBioGlab47.1, whole genome shotgun sequence includes the following:
- the LOC106062402 gene encoding sex peptide receptor-related protein 2-like, with translation MSQQIEQKTLGTPNSDVFFPELYFFLYLNVPLSLCGIIANCINIIVFSKQGLNTSVNLNLFSLAVADLGSLSSLFLESLSFKPALERAGIAYLTTELFYASSVTLRFLFARIAWWITTFISFERCLCVTLPLHIKQVLTTKRTILAHAVITASIITAVSPFLVARPLGSKLIPSINTTLIGLFYTENGPYIERIAFCFNAILQFTSYILNIIFTAVIILQLNLNSRWRQNLSSLKDRSKRDKKLAKMVGCICSIFIVCAMPSCVNFMMSVLQVSGFSGWDRSFLTFREIIMTLEAINSTINIIVYYNMSSNYKEAFFSIFCLKDKPSST, from the exons ATGAGTCAACAAATAGAACAAAAGACACTAGGGACTCCCAATAGTGACGTCTTCTTTCCAGagctctatttctttctttatttaaatgtcCCACTTTCTTTGTGTGGAATCATAGCCAATTGTATTAATATCATCGTTTTCTCAAAGCAG GGACTGAACACATCTGTCAATCTCAATTTATTCAGTCTGGCTGTGGCCGATTTAGGAAGTCTGTCTTCTTTGTTTTTAGAGAGTTTGAGTTTTAAGCCTGCACTGGAAAGAGCCGGGATCGCATATTTGACGACAGAACTATTTTATGCTTCATCTG TTACACTCAGATTTCTATTTGCCCGGATCGCCTGGTGGATAACGACTTTCATATCCTTTGAAAGATGCCTGTGTGTGACTCTCCCGCTTCATATCAAGCAAGTATTGACCACAAAAAGAACGATTCTCGCGCATGCTGTCATTACTGCAAGCATCATCACTGCCGTCTCGCCATTTTTGGTGGCCAGACCTCTCGGTTCGAAACTCATACCTTCTATAAACACGACTCTGATTGGGCTATTCTACACCGAGAACGGACCATACATCGAGAGGATAGCTTTCTGCTTCAACGCCATCTTACAGTTCACATCCTATATCCTCAACATTATCTTCACCGCGGTTATTATTCTGCAGTTAAATTTAAACTCCAGATGGCGCCAGAACTTGTCCTCTTTGAAAGATCGCTCAAAGCGAGACAAGAAACTGGCCAAGATGGTGGGCTGCATTTGTagtatttttattgtttgcGCCATGCCGAGCTGCGTGAATTTTATGATGTCTGTATTACAAGTTTCAGGATTCAGTGGATGGGACAGATCATTCCTAACTTTTCGTGAGATTATTATGACCTTGGAAGCCATTAACAGTACCATAAACATAATAGTTTACTACAATATGAGTTCAAACTACAAGGAAGCATTTTTTAGTATTTTCTGTTTAAAAGATAAACCTAGTTCTACCTAG